The following are encoded together in the Azospirillum brasilense genome:
- a CDS encoding FAD-binding and (Fe-S)-binding domain-containing protein — protein sequence MLPAPYDRLHAALREFMPDERLVTDPLRTLAYGTDGSFYRLIPKIVAIVEAEGEVVRLLNLCRELKTPVTFRAAGTSLSGQAVTDSVLVLLGDSWRGCTIPPGAAAVTLQPGVIGAEANRKLAPFGRKIGPDPASIATAKIGGIAANNASGMCCGTAQNSYRTLASMRLVLADGTLLDTGDAASRGAFAVSHGALLAGLSNLAARTRADEKLAERIRNKFRIKNTTGYSLNALVDFEDPVEILQHLMIGSEGTLGFLSEITYNTVPEHAHKANALLMYPDIGEACRAVALMKPTPVSAVELMDRASLRSVEGKPGMPDFIGGLGPDASALLVEIRGEDAAALDANITAVSAVIAQTQTLFPATFTADAKLGESYWKIRKGLFPAVGAMRKVGTTVIIEDVAYPLDRLAEATVELQAMFLKFGYTEAIIFGHALEGNLHFVFTQAFDTDEEVDRYRRFMDAVCDQVVRKYDGSLKAEHGTGRNMAPFVEMEWGPQAYGLMKEIKALLDPQGLLNPGVILNDDPEAHLKNLKAMPPAHALVDTCIECGFCEPTCPSHKMTLSPRQRIVGWREISRLEATGADATRLGALHEAYDYQGIDTCAACGLCSTACPVGIETGLLIKAIRGDRRGAVAQGFGNYVAGHTAGALSIARTGLKLADLAKRTLGDDTANGLFEKLRTVTGQRLPHLPRALPTPTNFTPLPQAKAPADAPAVVYVPSCTSRSMGPAASDPEKTPLPVKVEALFRKAGYRVAYPEQLSSLCCGMPLESKGLAAQADAKAEEMVRAIWAASADGTAPVVLDTSPCSFRLKKHLKDAGLQVLDLVEFIHDHLLDRLNFTRQTEPVVLHLTCSTRRMGLDAKMKAVAAACATQVVVPEDVGCCGFAGDKGFTTPELNAHALRHLSKDIPAGAKAGYSNSRTCEIGLSDHSGLPYRSIVYLVDACSTPKASATASARASEPAF from the coding sequence ATGCTGCCCGCGCCCTATGACCGCCTGCACGCGGCCCTCCGGGAGTTCATGCCGGACGAACGCCTCGTCACCGACCCGCTGCGCACGCTGGCCTACGGAACCGACGGCAGCTTCTACCGCCTGATTCCGAAGATCGTCGCCATCGTCGAGGCCGAGGGCGAGGTGGTGCGGCTGCTCAACCTCTGCCGGGAGCTGAAGACCCCGGTGACCTTCCGCGCCGCCGGCACCAGCCTGTCGGGCCAAGCGGTCACCGATTCCGTCCTGGTCCTGCTGGGCGACAGCTGGCGCGGCTGCACCATCCCGCCGGGTGCGGCGGCGGTGACCCTCCAGCCCGGCGTCATCGGGGCGGAGGCGAACCGCAAGCTGGCTCCCTTCGGGCGCAAGATCGGTCCGGACCCCGCCTCCATCGCCACCGCCAAGATCGGCGGCATTGCGGCGAACAACGCCAGCGGCATGTGCTGCGGCACCGCCCAGAACAGCTACCGCACGCTGGCCTCCATGCGGCTCGTGCTGGCCGACGGCACACTGCTCGACACCGGCGACGCCGCCAGCCGCGGCGCCTTCGCGGTCAGCCACGGCGCCCTGCTGGCCGGCCTGTCCAATCTGGCCGCCCGCACCCGCGCCGACGAGAAACTGGCGGAGCGCATCCGCAACAAGTTCCGCATCAAGAACACCACCGGCTACAGCCTCAACGCCCTGGTCGACTTCGAGGACCCCGTCGAGATCCTCCAGCACCTGATGATCGGGTCGGAGGGCACGCTCGGCTTCCTGTCCGAGATCACCTACAACACGGTGCCGGAGCACGCCCACAAGGCGAACGCCCTGCTGATGTACCCGGACATCGGGGAGGCCTGCCGCGCCGTCGCGCTGATGAAGCCGACGCCGGTTTCGGCGGTGGAGCTGATGGACCGCGCCTCGCTGCGCTCGGTCGAAGGCAAACCGGGCATGCCGGACTTCATCGGCGGGCTGGGGCCGGACGCCTCCGCCCTGCTGGTGGAGATCCGGGGGGAGGACGCGGCGGCGCTGGACGCCAACATCACCGCGGTCAGCGCGGTGATCGCCCAGACCCAGACCCTGTTCCCGGCGACCTTCACCGCCGACGCCAAGCTGGGCGAAAGCTACTGGAAGATCCGCAAGGGCTTGTTCCCGGCAGTCGGCGCCATGCGCAAGGTCGGCACCACGGTCATCATCGAGGACGTGGCCTACCCGCTCGACCGGCTGGCCGAGGCGACGGTCGAGCTTCAGGCGATGTTCCTGAAATTTGGCTACACCGAGGCGATCATCTTCGGCCACGCGCTTGAAGGGAACCTGCACTTCGTCTTCACCCAGGCCTTCGACACCGACGAGGAGGTGGACCGCTACCGCCGCTTCATGGACGCGGTGTGCGATCAGGTGGTGCGCAAGTACGACGGCTCGCTGAAGGCGGAGCACGGCACGGGCCGCAACATGGCCCCCTTCGTGGAGATGGAGTGGGGTCCGCAGGCCTACGGCCTGATGAAGGAGATCAAGGCGCTGCTCGACCCGCAGGGCCTGCTGAACCCCGGCGTCATTCTAAACGACGACCCAGAGGCGCATCTCAAGAATCTGAAGGCGATGCCGCCCGCCCACGCGCTGGTGGACACCTGCATCGAGTGCGGCTTCTGCGAGCCGACCTGCCCATCACACAAGATGACGCTCTCCCCCCGCCAGCGCATCGTCGGCTGGCGCGAGATTTCGCGCCTTGAGGCGACCGGCGCCGACGCGACGCGGCTCGGCGCTTTGCACGAGGCCTATGATTACCAGGGCATCGACACCTGCGCGGCCTGCGGTCTCTGTTCCACCGCTTGCCCGGTGGGAATCGAGACGGGGCTGCTCATCAAGGCGATCCGCGGCGACCGTCGCGGGGCGGTGGCCCAGGGCTTCGGCAACTACGTCGCCGGCCACACCGCCGGGGCCTTGTCGATCGCCCGCACCGGCCTGAAGCTGGCCGATCTGGCAAAGCGGACGCTGGGCGACGATACGGCGAACGGGCTGTTCGAGAAGCTGCGCACCGTCACCGGCCAGCGACTGCCGCATCTGCCGCGCGCCCTGCCCACGCCGACCAACTTCACGCCGCTGCCCCAGGCCAAGGCGCCCGCCGACGCGCCGGCCGTCGTCTATGTGCCGAGCTGCACCAGCCGCAGCATGGGGCCCGCCGCCAGCGACCCGGAGAAGACCCCGCTGCCGGTGAAGGTGGAGGCGCTGTTCCGGAAGGCCGGATACCGCGTCGCCTATCCGGAGCAGCTGTCCTCCCTGTGCTGCGGCATGCCGCTGGAGAGCAAGGGCCTCGCCGCCCAGGCCGACGCCAAGGCGGAGGAGATGGTCCGCGCCATCTGGGCGGCCAGCGCCGACGGCACGGCTCCGGTGGTGCTCGACACCAGCCCCTGCTCTTTCCGGCTGAAGAAGCATCTGAAGGATGCCGGACTCCAGGTCCTGGATCTGGTGGAGTTCATCCACGACCATCTGCTGGACCGGCTGAATTTCACCAGGCAGACGGAGCCGGTGGTTCTGCACCTGACCTGCTCCACCCGCCGCATGGGGTTGGATGCCAAGATGAAGGCGGTGGCCGCCGCCTGCGCCACCCAGGTGGTGGTGCCGGAGGATGTCGGCTGCTGCGGCTTCGCCGGCGACAAGGGCTTCACCACGCCGGAGCTGAACGCCCACGCCCTGCGCCACCTGTCCAAGGACATCCCCGCCGGGGCCAAGGCCGGCTATTCGAACAGCCGGACCTGCGAAATCGGCCTGTCCGACCACTCCGGCTTGCCGTACCGTTCCATCGTCTATCTGGTCGATGCCTGCTCGACGCCGAAGGCTTCCGCCACGGCCTCCGCACGCGCGTCGGAACCCGCGTTCTGA
- the lldP gene encoding L-lactate permease gives MQPWTQVYDPAGNLWLSALVAALPIIFFFIALTVLRLKGHIAGTITVAISLAVAILFYKMPVSMALASAGYGFLYGLWPIAWIIVAAVFLYKITVKTGQFEVIRSSVVSITEDQRLQMLMVGFSFGAFLEGAAGFGAPVAITAALLVGLGFNPLYAAGLCLIANTAPVAFGAMGIPIIVAGQVTSLDPFRIGAMAGRQLPLLSVFVPFWIIMIMDGWKGVRETWPAILVAGGTFAVTQYFTANFIGPELPDITSALVSLVSITVFLKFWKPKAIFRFPNSPLPAGPVPQSVGAMASSEFNAQRGYSAGEIAKAWSPFLILTVIVTIWSLKPFKALFAKGGALADTVLYFPVAGLDKLVLKAAPIVASPKPIEAVYKLDLLSATGTAILISAIITMVMLKMRPADGVKTFVETVSELKRPIYSIGMVLAFAFIANYSGLSSTLALLLAGTGFLFPFFSPILGWLGVFLTGSDTSSNALFCGLQATTAQQVGVSDVLMVAANTTGGVTGKMISPQSIAVACAAVGLVGRESELFRFTVKHSLFFVAIIGVITMIQAYILPWMIP, from the coding sequence ATGCAGCCCTGGACACAAGTCTACGATCCCGCGGGTAACCTTTGGCTTTCGGCACTTGTGGCCGCGTTGCCGATCATTTTCTTCTTCATTGCGCTGACCGTTCTGCGCTTGAAGGGCCACATCGCGGGCACCATCACCGTCGCCATTTCGCTGGCCGTCGCCATCCTGTTCTACAAGATGCCGGTCAGCATGGCGCTGGCGTCCGCCGGATACGGCTTCCTCTACGGCCTGTGGCCCATCGCCTGGATCATCGTGGCCGCCGTGTTCCTCTACAAGATCACGGTCAAGACCGGCCAGTTCGAGGTCATCCGCTCGTCGGTGGTGTCGATCACCGAGGACCAGCGGCTTCAGATGCTGATGGTCGGCTTCTCCTTCGGCGCCTTTCTGGAAGGTGCTGCGGGCTTCGGCGCGCCGGTCGCCATTACCGCGGCGCTGCTGGTCGGGCTGGGCTTCAACCCGCTCTACGCCGCCGGCCTCTGCCTGATCGCCAACACCGCCCCGGTGGCCTTCGGCGCCATGGGCATTCCGATCATCGTCGCCGGTCAGGTCACCTCGCTCGACCCGTTCCGGATCGGCGCCATGGCCGGCCGCCAGCTTCCGCTGCTCTCCGTCTTCGTGCCCTTCTGGATCATCATGATCATGGACGGCTGGAAGGGCGTGCGCGAGACCTGGCCCGCCATCCTGGTCGCCGGCGGCACCTTCGCCGTCACCCAGTACTTCACCGCCAACTTCATCGGGCCGGAGCTGCCGGACATCACCTCCGCGCTGGTCAGCCTCGTCAGCATCACCGTCTTCCTGAAGTTCTGGAAGCCCAAGGCGATCTTCCGCTTCCCCAACTCGCCGCTGCCCGCCGGTCCGGTGCCGCAGTCGGTCGGCGCCATGGCGTCGAGCGAGTTCAACGCCCAGCGCGGCTACAGCGCCGGCGAGATCGCCAAGGCTTGGTCGCCCTTCCTGATCCTGACCGTGATCGTCACGATCTGGAGCCTGAAGCCCTTCAAGGCCCTGTTCGCCAAGGGCGGCGCGCTGGCCGACACGGTGCTGTACTTCCCGGTCGCCGGGCTGGACAAGCTGGTGCTGAAGGCCGCGCCGATCGTCGCCTCGCCCAAGCCCATCGAGGCCGTCTACAAGCTCGACCTGCTGTCGGCCACCGGCACGGCCATCCTGATCTCCGCGATCATCACGATGGTCATGCTGAAGATGCGCCCGGCCGACGGCGTGAAGACCTTCGTCGAGACGGTCAGCGAGCTGAAGCGCCCGATCTACTCGATCGGCATGGTCCTGGCCTTCGCCTTCATCGCCAACTACTCGGGCCTGTCCTCGACCCTGGCGCTGCTGCTGGCCGGCACGGGCTTCCTGTTCCCGTTCTTCTCGCCGATCCTCGGTTGGCTGGGCGTGTTCCTGACCGGCTCCGACACGTCGAGCAACGCGCTGTTCTGCGGCCTGCAGGCCACCACGGCGCAGCAGGTGGGCGTGTCCGACGTGCTGATGGTCGCGGCCAACACGACCGGCGGCGTCACCGGCAAGATGATCTCCCCGCAGTCGATCGCCGTGGCCTGCGCCGCGGTGGGTCTGGTCGGCCGCGAGTCCGAGCTGTTTCGCTTCACCGTGAAGCACAGCCTGTTCTTCGTCGCGATCATCGGCGTCATCACGATGATCCAGGCCTACATCCTGCCCTGGATGATCCCGTAA
- a CDS encoding FCD domain-containing protein yields the protein MQGKGQGKGMIKPAKLADAIADHLETLIREGVLRPGEKLLPERDLALKLDVSRPSLRDALEKLEERGLLVSGRNGTHIAQFLAPIAAPLAALLQSDPDAPFHYLEFRTSIEAAAAKLAAQRATDLDRQAIRALAQRMRDAHGKDDPSEEADVDAQLHLAFYEAAHNTVMLHIMGALSEMLRNDVFYNRDRLYTRPGVRDLLLEQHLAIVDAVLAGDAEAAHAAAEAHVMFTLHTLREIREDDTRLEASLRRIGRTDLIETAERA from the coding sequence ATGCAGGGCAAGGGGCAGGGCAAGGGAATGATCAAGCCGGCCAAATTGGCGGACGCCATCGCCGACCATCTGGAGACGCTGATCCGCGAAGGCGTGCTGCGTCCGGGGGAGAAGCTGCTGCCGGAACGCGATCTGGCGCTGAAGCTGGATGTCTCGCGCCCGTCGCTGCGCGACGCCCTGGAGAAGCTGGAGGAGCGCGGGCTGCTCGTCTCCGGGCGCAACGGCACGCACATTGCGCAGTTCCTGGCGCCCATCGCCGCCCCGCTGGCGGCGCTGCTGCAATCCGATCCGGACGCGCCCTTCCATTATTTGGAGTTCCGCACTTCCATCGAGGCGGCGGCGGCCAAGCTGGCCGCGCAGCGGGCGACCGACCTCGACCGTCAGGCGATCCGCGCCCTGGCGCAGCGCATGCGCGACGCCCATGGGAAGGACGACCCGTCGGAAGAGGCCGACGTGGACGCTCAGCTTCACCTCGCCTTCTACGAGGCGGCGCACAACACGGTGATGCTGCATATCATGGGCGCGCTGTCGGAGATGCTGCGCAACGACGTGTTCTACAACCGCGACCGGCTCTACACCCGACCCGGCGTGCGCGACCTGCTGCTGGAGCAGCATCTGGCCATCGTCGACGCGGTGCTGGCCGGCGACGCCGAGGCCGCCCATGCGGCGGCGGAGGCTCATGTGATGTTCACGCTGCACACCCTGCGGGAAATCCGCGAGGACGACACGCGGCTGGAGGCCTCCCTGCGCCGCATCGGGCGCACCGACCTGATCGAAACCGCCGAGCGGGCCTGA
- a CDS encoding cytochrome c oxidase assembly protein, with protein sequence MLTETLPSIIPYCGAPPVPEGFWSAWNGDPVLLSVFALTAAGYAVVVRRHGAGMARHQPWCFAAGWLVLFAAFVSPLCNLTSALFSARVVQHLLTIQVAAPLLVLSWPMGMVRWPRWTRVLASPLAVPEIAWGLFGLFLWVWHLPGPYMAALRFDAVLWVMHASLLVGAVAAWRTVLAPDDAAMRGRGLLSAFGTSVHLAILAALLIFAPQPLFVYHLETTAPWGLSALADQQLGGLIMGVVGAAVYVAINLYALARWLMVAERQRL encoded by the coding sequence GTGCTCACCGAAACGCTGCCCTCGATCATTCCCTATTGCGGCGCCCCACCGGTGCCGGAAGGGTTCTGGAGCGCCTGGAACGGCGACCCGGTCCTGCTGTCCGTCTTCGCCCTGACCGCCGCGGGATACGCGGTGGTGGTACGGCGGCACGGAGCGGGGATGGCGCGGCACCAGCCCTGGTGCTTCGCCGCGGGGTGGCTGGTGCTGTTCGCCGCCTTCGTGTCGCCTCTGTGCAACCTGACCTCCGCCCTGTTCTCGGCACGGGTGGTCCAGCATCTCCTGACCATCCAGGTGGCGGCGCCCCTGCTGGTTCTGTCCTGGCCGATGGGAATGGTGCGCTGGCCCCGCTGGACGCGGGTCCTGGCGTCACCTTTGGCCGTTCCGGAGATCGCCTGGGGACTGTTCGGCTTGTTCCTTTGGGTGTGGCACCTGCCGGGACCCTACATGGCGGCGCTGCGCTTCGACGCGGTGCTGTGGGTCATGCACGCCAGCCTGCTCGTCGGCGCGGTCGCCGCGTGGCGGACGGTGCTGGCACCGGATGATGCGGCGATGCGGGGGAGGGGGCTGCTGTCGGCCTTCGGCACCTCGGTCCATCTCGCCATCCTGGCGGCGCTGCTGATCTTCGCTCCGCAGCCGCTGTTCGTCTACCATCTGGAGACGACGGCGCCCTGGGGTCTGTCGGCGCTCGCCGACCAGCAGCTCGGCGGACTCATCATGGGGGTAGTCGGGGCGGCGGTCTATGTGGCGATCAACCTCTACGCCCTGGCGCGCTGGCTGATGGTGGCCGAGCGGCAGCGGTTGTAA
- a CDS encoding class I SAM-dependent methyltransferase yields the protein MSGRNGYGENATALTEQYESVAFADVHRDVLHLFPSRPSHILDIGAGTGRDAAALSRLGHDVTAVEPTVELRSAGMRIHAATPIRWIDDSLPELAMVRSDGRRYDVILLTAVWMHLDEAQRGIAMPHIASLLNPNGRIVMSLRHGPVPAGRTMYDVSAAETIELAASVGLRCIHRNDREDMLGRGDVSWSFLGLEAR from the coding sequence ATGAGCGGACGGAACGGATACGGTGAAAACGCGACAGCCCTCACGGAACAGTACGAGAGCGTGGCCTTCGCCGATGTGCATCGCGATGTGCTCCACCTCTTTCCCTCCCGGCCGAGCCACATCCTCGACATCGGCGCGGGCACCGGACGGGACGCGGCCGCCCTCTCGCGGCTTGGTCATGATGTGACCGCCGTCGAACCGACGGTGGAGCTGCGCAGCGCGGGGATGCGCATCCACGCCGCAACGCCGATCCGGTGGATCGACGACAGCCTGCCGGAACTGGCCATGGTGCGGAGCGACGGCAGACGCTACGACGTCATCCTGCTCACCGCCGTGTGGATGCACCTCGACGAAGCCCAGCGCGGCATCGCCATGCCGCACATCGCGTCTCTCCTGAACCCGAACGGCCGGATCGTCATGTCCTTGCGGCACGGCCCGGTGCCGGCCGGGCGGACGATGTACGACGTCTCAGCCGCCGAAACCATCGAACTTGCCGCGTCCGTCGGCCTGCGCTGCATCCATCGGAATGACCGGGAGGATATGCTCGGCCGCGGCGACGTGTCCTGGAGCTTCCTCGGCTTGGAGGCGCGCTGA